Proteins encoded by one window of Anaerosporomusa subterranea:
- a CDS encoding sigma-54-dependent transcriptional regulator, with the protein MQILVVDDDKVSRSTITRFLSRLNHSTVECANAEQAIREIAEKTFDLVVSDIRMPRLSGIDLMQTIAALPGCGQLDVVLVTGHGTLESAIEAIRAGAMDYLLKPVDAKDLVRILKQVEDKRKWHGTINAKDGTDVSKNLPDTVHYDGQTMKLGVFSQEMKAVLEQAKLYHLDRSIPVLIQGETGTGKEIVARIIHSGGDEGTQPFIDINCAAITPSLFESEIFGYESGSFTGGSAAGHKGKFDLAEGGTLFLDEVAEIPIELQGKLLRVLEQKTFYRVGGVRKIRTNVRIICATNMDLEDAIHKGNFRQDLFYRLRVGHIVLPPLRKRPNAIVPLALTFLQESAKMRGKCFKRIDEDAAKILSTYEWRGNVRELKNIIEWVVFMFDDEELKPSHLTRLTQRPEKIPAKANLIQTTDAGSVLDDHIEQLVQHALHINDGNKAAAARYLGISRSSLYRILERAAKE; encoded by the coding sequence ATGCAAATCTTAGTGGTTGATGACGATAAAGTCAGTCGCTCTACTATTACAAGATTCTTAAGCCGCCTAAACCACTCTACAGTCGAGTGCGCCAACGCTGAGCAAGCTATTAGGGAGATTGCGGAGAAGACCTTCGATTTGGTGGTCTCAGATATAAGAATGCCCCGATTATCTGGTATTGACCTTATGCAGACCATCGCTGCGCTTCCAGGCTGCGGTCAGCTTGATGTGGTGCTTGTTACCGGGCATGGTACGCTGGAGTCAGCGATTGAGGCCATTCGTGCGGGCGCTATGGACTATCTGTTAAAGCCGGTTGACGCGAAGGATTTGGTGCGCATCCTAAAACAGGTGGAAGATAAGCGAAAGTGGCATGGCACGATAAATGCGAAGGACGGAACCGACGTTAGCAAGAATTTGCCTGATACCGTACACTATGATGGTCAGACCATGAAGCTGGGAGTTTTCTCGCAAGAGATGAAGGCTGTTTTAGAGCAAGCAAAGCTTTATCATCTCGATCGTTCGATCCCGGTCTTAATCCAAGGGGAAACCGGTACCGGCAAGGAGATCGTTGCCCGCATCATTCATTCCGGCGGCGATGAGGGAACGCAGCCCTTTATTGACATCAATTGTGCGGCAATTACGCCTAGTTTGTTTGAAAGTGAGATTTTTGGCTATGAAAGCGGATCGTTCACCGGCGGATCGGCTGCAGGGCATAAAGGCAAGTTTGATCTGGCTGAGGGAGGAACGCTGTTTTTAGATGAAGTGGCTGAGATACCGATTGAACTGCAGGGCAAGCTGCTGCGAGTGCTTGAACAGAAAACATTCTACCGAGTCGGTGGTGTAAGAAAGATTCGCACGAATGTGCGAATAATCTGTGCGACAAATATGGATTTAGAAGATGCCATTCACAAGGGGAACTTTCGGCAGGACTTATTCTACCGGCTGAGAGTCGGTCACATTGTTCTTCCGCCGCTTCGCAAGCGGCCTAACGCGATCGTACCGTTAGCGCTGACGTTTCTGCAAGAGTCTGCCAAGATGAGAGGAAAATGCTTCAAACGCATAGACGAAGATGCGGCTAAAATCCTAAGCACCTATGAGTGGCGGGGGAATGTTCGAGAACTAAAAAATATCATCGAATGGGTCGTCTTTATGTTTGATGATGAAGAACTCAAACCGAGCCACCTAACCCGCTTGACGCAGAGACCGGAGAAGATTCCGGCTAAGGCTAATCTTATCCAGACCACTGATGCGGGGTCTGTCTTAGATGACCACATTGAACAATTAGTTCAGCATGCGCTGCATATCAACGATGGCAACAAAGCGGCAGCGGCGCGATACCTCGGAATATCGCGCAGTTCGTTATATAGGATATTGGAACGAGCGGCCAAAGAGTAA
- the nspC gene encoding carboxynorspermidine decarboxylase translates to MKIATPYYLIDEKKLLRNMQIIEQVRLLSGAKSVLALKCFSTWCVFDLMKQYMDGTTSSSLFEARLGFEKFGKETHAYCVGYSESDIRAVVGYADKVIFNSISQLERYCDLVKPAKLGLRVNPGFSHSGFDLADPARKYSRLGVADKQMLAQKLPQLSGLMFHYNCENDDLETFSQQLDRIGECYGDILRQLEWVSLGGGLYFTKEGYPVEAFSKKLADFAAEFGVQVYLEPGESAISGCAELVTSVVDVVHNEIDIAIVDASVEPHMLDLLIYRLSAKMESTNCGEHQYMVAGRSCLAGDVFGNFQFKDKLAIGDEIRFADAAGYTMVKKNWFNGLQMPAIAVRRLDGTVEVVRQFTYSDFLNNLS, encoded by the coding sequence ATGAAAATAGCGACGCCCTACTACTTAATTGATGAGAAAAAACTATTGCGGAATATGCAAATCATTGAGCAAGTGCGCCTGCTTTCCGGGGCGAAGTCGGTATTAGCGCTGAAGTGCTTTTCTACTTGGTGCGTATTTGACTTGATGAAACAATACATGGATGGCACAACTTCAAGTTCACTGTTTGAAGCGCGCCTGGGTTTTGAGAAATTTGGCAAAGAGACTCATGCGTATTGTGTTGGTTATTCAGAGTCGGACATTCGCGCCGTAGTTGGGTATGCCGACAAAGTCATCTTCAACTCCATTTCCCAACTTGAGCGATATTGCGATCTAGTCAAACCAGCCAAGCTTGGTTTACGCGTCAATCCGGGATTCAGTCACTCCGGTTTTGATCTGGCAGATCCGGCCCGTAAGTATTCGCGGCTGGGAGTGGCGGACAAGCAGATGCTGGCCCAAAAGCTTCCCCAGCTTAGCGGCCTAATGTTTCATTACAATTGTGAGAATGATGATCTGGAAACATTTTCGCAGCAGCTTGACCGAATCGGCGAGTGTTATGGGGATATACTCAGACAGTTAGAGTGGGTAAGTCTGGGCGGCGGATTGTATTTTACCAAAGAAGGTTACCCGGTTGAAGCCTTCAGTAAGAAGCTCGCCGACTTTGCCGCCGAGTTTGGCGTTCAAGTTTATTTAGAACCCGGCGAGAGCGCCATTAGCGGTTGCGCCGAGCTGGTCACCAGCGTGGTTGATGTAGTGCATAACGAAATCGATATTGCTATTGTCGATGCTTCCGTTGAGCCACATATGCTGGATCTACTGATATACCGCCTGTCGGCCAAGATGGAGTCTACTAACTGCGGCGAGCATCAATACATGGTTGCCGGACGCTCCTGTTTGGCGGGAGATGTGTTTGGTAATTTTCAGTTTAAAGATAAGCTCGCAATTGGTGATGAAATTCGGTTTGCCGATGCAGCAGGCTATACGATGGTCAAGAAAAATTGGTTTAATGGACTGCAGATGCCGGCTATCGCTGTGCGCAGACTTGATGGTACGGTTGAGGTCGTCCGTCAATTCACTTACTCAGATTTCCTAAATAACTTATCATAA
- a CDS encoding EamA family transporter: protein MQRRDLLIGLVVVTVWGLNFIAIKLGLRDMPPLLLGALRFVLACFPIIFFLPLPPIPWRSLVALGLSLNVGQFSLLFIGMKVGMPAGLASLVLQSQAFFTLLIAVAWLGERWRWNHLAGLVIAACGMTIIGVQQGGEMTIVGFGLTLAAAASWSAGNIVMRQITVSAPPFSMLSLVVWAGAVAILPLLLLSWLLEGYDAWLAAYQTLNWISVSSLVYIAFFATLAGFGLWGKLLSRYPAAVVSPLSLLVPIVGLSSSIVLLGESISLLQGLGAILVMSGLAVNVLGGKQEVVCSQK from the coding sequence ATGCAAAGACGGGATCTGCTGATTGGCTTAGTTGTTGTTACCGTATGGGGTCTTAACTTTATTGCGATTAAACTGGGTTTGCGAGATATGCCGCCGTTGTTATTGGGAGCACTGCGATTTGTGCTCGCGTGCTTCCCGATTATCTTTTTTCTGCCGCTCCCGCCAATTCCGTGGCGCTCTTTGGTAGCGCTAGGATTATCGCTTAATGTGGGACAGTTTTCTCTGCTGTTTATCGGCATGAAGGTTGGTATGCCAGCAGGCTTGGCCTCGCTTGTCCTTCAATCACAGGCCTTTTTTACTTTATTGATTGCTGTTGCCTGGTTGGGAGAACGTTGGCGCTGGAACCATCTGGCTGGTCTTGTGATCGCCGCCTGTGGCATGACAATTATCGGTGTTCAACAAGGCGGAGAGATGACAATTGTAGGCTTTGGTCTGACACTGGCTGCTGCCGCCAGTTGGAGTGCAGGCAACATCGTTATGCGTCAGATAACGGTTTCCGCGCCTCCTTTTTCAATGTTGTCACTGGTGGTTTGGGCCGGCGCTGTCGCCATCTTGCCTTTATTGCTTTTATCCTGGCTGTTAGAAGGCTATGACGCTTGGCTGGCTGCATATCAGACTCTGAACTGGATTAGCGTGAGTTCGCTTGTTTATATAGCATTTTTTGCCACTCTGGCTGGTTTCGGTCTATGGGGCAAGTTGCTTTCCCGCTATCCCGCCGCTGTGGTTTCGCCGCTATCTTTGCTGGTGCCGATCGTGGGTTTGAGCAGCTCAATTGTTCTGCTGGGAGAGTCGATTTCTCTTTTACAGGGCCTGGGCGCCATACTAGTGATGAGCGGTCTCGCGGTGAATGTTCTGGGAGGAAAACAGGAAGTTGTTTGCTCGCAGAAGTGA
- a CDS encoding GAF domain-containing protein translates to MSSPDMYVNSEQSRDEAAALIEGVNSVLRCDNLQDAAKALFESCKKLVGAECGYVSLLDGDRNERNQALYIDPGMQRCTNDPSLPMPVRGMHGMAYQTGRPLIDNDFRNNASQKLLPAGHAALSNVLFAPLRAGGVPIGLLGLANKPGGFNDNDIRLVTAFGDLAAVALQKSKAIEALADRERVLRHLMQHEVIERRRAEELYRILFNGGNDAIYVYRMKDGQPEKMVEVNDTGLRSLGYAREEFISMPIGRFVSKDIMGSNAWKVFWRSIATNGHAMLESIHVTKAGQEIPVEVNAHVLEYEGKSLVISIARDITARKKAQYELKRQLDFEKLIRLISARFINGDIKKVDEYIMTSLQEVSDFLVVDRSFIYRITENREEAVLSHSWSRADNFFDIPRTVNLLNGPYAGWKRRLEKGDPVYIDESETTEEDKAPLAALEIKSGLIVPMVCDGKLVGVLGYSHVGEAKERNARKAALCQMIGEIFASAMRRKLELERLEKSEAASRALLRSVPDILLRVNKEGRLLDYQLAKGKQLFVKDNLKELPVEYWSPLMEKIQAAISTDEVQCFEYDLQLNNRLPQIEEARVVGIDDSEALIMIRDVTEARQAQRKTAEAELKMIKAQKLATLGVMAAGIAHEINQPLHSIKLAASGVLYLQKIGVQSGVDELMEEFEKISDEADRIADVMSSIKALCKNNAILAPTDVNAAIESSLSLMAPKLQAGSIAIEKQLSPECLSILGSFTQLEQVVTNLIKNAVQVLEQTESATKRIVVTTIVSNGLAIVEISDNGSGINPQDLDRLFDPFFSTKSNAENMGLGLPIVQAIVSSWSGKIDVFNNEYGGAIFRLEFPVYAWKGEINANLSG, encoded by the coding sequence TTGTCTAGTCCTGACATGTACGTCAATAGTGAACAAAGTAGGGATGAAGCTGCCGCCTTAATTGAGGGGGTAAATTCAGTCCTGCGTTGCGATAATCTTCAGGATGCTGCAAAAGCCCTATTTGAATCTTGCAAAAAGCTAGTAGGCGCTGAATGTGGGTATGTTTCCTTGCTTGATGGTGATCGTAACGAGAGGAACCAAGCACTCTATATTGACCCGGGAATGCAGCGTTGTACTAACGACCCGTCTTTGCCTATGCCAGTACGCGGAATGCATGGAATGGCTTATCAAACTGGGAGACCGCTTATTGACAACGACTTTAGAAATAACGCATCACAAAAGCTACTGCCTGCGGGACATGCTGCTCTTAGCAATGTCCTGTTTGCTCCGCTAAGGGCAGGCGGAGTTCCTATAGGACTGCTAGGACTTGCGAATAAGCCTGGCGGCTTTAACGATAACGATATTCGGCTGGTGACAGCTTTTGGTGACCTGGCGGCTGTGGCGCTGCAGAAGAGCAAGGCAATTGAGGCGTTGGCTGACCGGGAACGAGTATTACGACATCTCATGCAACATGAGGTCATCGAGCGCAGACGGGCGGAAGAGCTGTACCGGATACTGTTCAATGGCGGCAATGACGCCATTTATGTCTACCGTATGAAAGATGGTCAGCCGGAAAAAATGGTTGAAGTGAACGACACAGGTCTACGTAGCCTCGGGTATGCTAGAGAAGAGTTTATCAGTATGCCGATTGGGCGATTTGTATCTAAGGATATAATGGGGTCAAATGCATGGAAGGTATTTTGGCGAAGCATAGCCACAAACGGGCATGCCATGCTGGAATCAATCCATGTTACCAAGGCAGGTCAGGAAATCCCGGTTGAGGTAAATGCCCATGTTCTAGAATACGAGGGGAAGTCCTTGGTTATCTCGATAGCCAGGGATATTACCGCACGGAAAAAGGCGCAGTATGAGCTAAAACGTCAACTTGATTTTGAAAAACTTATCAGGCTGATCTCAGCTCGATTTATTAATGGAGATATAAAGAAGGTAGACGAATATATCATGACTTCTTTGCAGGAAGTCTCGGATTTTCTCGTCGTTGACCGAAGCTTCATTTATCGCATTACCGAGAATAGAGAAGAAGCGGTTTTGTCTCATTCCTGGTCACGCGCAGATAATTTCTTTGATATCCCTAGAACAGTGAATTTACTCAATGGCCCATATGCGGGATGGAAAAGGCGGTTGGAGAAGGGTGACCCCGTCTATATTGATGAGAGTGAAACAACGGAAGAGGATAAAGCGCCCTTAGCTGCGCTCGAGATCAAATCAGGCTTAATCGTGCCGATGGTTTGCGATGGAAAGCTTGTCGGGGTTCTGGGCTATTCGCACGTAGGCGAGGCAAAAGAACGAAATGCTAGGAAAGCGGCTTTATGCCAGATGATTGGCGAGATATTTGCTAGCGCTATGAGACGCAAACTGGAACTAGAGAGGTTGGAGAAAAGCGAGGCGGCGAGCCGGGCGCTACTCCGTTCTGTTCCTGACATATTGCTTCGAGTGAATAAGGAGGGGCGACTGTTAGATTATCAGCTTGCAAAAGGAAAACAGCTTTTCGTTAAGGATAACTTAAAAGAACTGCCGGTTGAGTATTGGTCGCCACTGATGGAAAAGATTCAGGCCGCCATCTCCACTGACGAGGTACAGTGTTTCGAATATGATCTGCAGCTTAATAACAGACTGCCACAAATAGAAGAAGCGAGAGTTGTTGGCATAGATGATTCTGAGGCGCTGATTATGATTCGGGATGTCACAGAGGCAAGGCAGGCGCAGCGAAAGACAGCCGAGGCCGAACTGAAGATGATTAAGGCGCAGAAGTTAGCGACTCTCGGGGTGATGGCGGCAGGGATAGCTCATGAAATTAACCAGCCACTGCACTCGATTAAATTGGCGGCAAGCGGAGTCTTGTATCTGCAGAAGATAGGCGTACAGTCCGGCGTGGATGAACTTATGGAAGAATTTGAGAAAATATCTGACGAAGCAGACCGTATTGCTGATGTGATGTCATCTATCAAGGCACTGTGCAAAAACAACGCGATTTTAGCGCCAACAGATGTCAATGCAGCCATTGAGTCATCCTTAAGTTTGATGGCGCCTAAGCTGCAGGCTGGTAGTATTGCTATTGAAAAGCAACTAAGTCCGGAGTGCCTCAGTATTTTAGGCAGTTTTACACAGCTGGAACAGGTGGTAACAAACCTCATTAAGAACGCAGTGCAAGTCCTTGAGCAAACCGAATCTGCAACAAAGCGGATAGTTGTCACAACCATTGTAAGCAATGGATTAGCAATTGTTGAGATTAGCGACAATGGCAGCGGTATTAATCCGCAAGACCTCGATAGACTGTTTGATCCGTTCTTTTCTACCAAGAGCAATGCGGAGAACATGGGATTAGGCTTGCCAATTGTGCAGGCAATTGTAAGCAGTTGGAGCGGCAAAATCGATGTATTCAACAATGAGTACGGTGGAGCGATTTTTCGGCTAGAGTTCCCCGTTTATGCATGGAAAGGTGAGATCAATGCAAATCTTAGTGGTTGA
- a CDS encoding saccharopine dehydrogenase family protein, which yields MKKNVLIIGAGGVGHVVAHKCAMHNDVLGDICIASRTQKKCDTIIESVLRKNNLKDSSKKLYSRRVDAMDIPSLINLIKETQSEIVINVGQPYINMSVLEACIETGAVYMDTAIHEDPDKVCENPPWYGNYEWKRKQRCEENGITAILGIGFDPGVVNSWCALAKDEYFDTIDTIDILDVNAGSHGRYFATNFDPEINFREFKKVWTWNNRQWMLQKVHSIRVDYDFPVVGTQPVYLTGHDELHSLSKNIDANSVRFWMGFGDHYLNVFSVLSNIGLTSEVPVKIANGVEIAPIKVLKALLPDPASLAPGYTGKTCIGNFIKGTKDNQERSVFIYNICDHAECYEELESQAISYTAGVPPVAAAILVARGDWDVKQMVNVEELPARPFVDLLDQMGLLTEIIESPASFTPPVIESLESV from the coding sequence ATGAAAAAGAATGTATTAATTATCGGGGCTGGGGGAGTGGGCCATGTTGTTGCCCATAAATGTGCGATGCACAACGATGTGTTGGGTGATATTTGCATCGCTTCGCGTACGCAGAAAAAGTGTGATACCATCATTGAAAGCGTGCTGCGAAAAAACAACTTGAAGGATTCCTCGAAGAAACTCTATTCACGCAGAGTGGATGCGATGGATATCCCCTCATTGATTAATCTCATTAAAGAGACTCAGTCAGAGATTGTGATCAATGTGGGTCAGCCCTATATTAATATGTCTGTCTTGGAGGCTTGCATCGAAACCGGAGCAGTATATATGGATACAGCGATTCATGAAGATCCGGACAAGGTTTGTGAGAATCCGCCCTGGTATGGCAATTACGAATGGAAGCGCAAACAGCGTTGTGAAGAAAACGGGATCACCGCCATTTTAGGTATCGGTTTTGATCCTGGCGTGGTTAATTCCTGGTGCGCCTTGGCGAAAGATGAGTATTTTGACACCATTGATACGATTGATATTTTGGATGTTAACGCCGGTAGCCACGGCAGATATTTTGCCACCAACTTCGATCCAGAGATTAACTTCCGGGAATTTAAAAAGGTGTGGACCTGGAACAATCGGCAATGGATGTTGCAGAAGGTTCATTCCATCCGTGTAGACTATGATTTCCCGGTGGTAGGAACTCAGCCTGTGTACCTAACCGGGCATGATGAGCTGCATTCTTTATCAAAGAATATTGACGCGAATTCAGTTCGTTTTTGGATGGGATTTGGCGATCACTATCTGAATGTGTTTTCCGTTTTGTCGAATATTGGGCTCACCTCAGAAGTACCGGTAAAAATCGCTAATGGTGTGGAAATTGCGCCGATTAAGGTCTTAAAAGCCTTGCTGCCTGATCCGGCCTCGTTGGCGCCTGGATATACCGGTAAAACCTGTATCGGCAATTTCATCAAAGGTACTAAAGATAATCAAGAACGCTCCGTCTTCATCTATAATATCTGTGATCATGCTGAGTGTTACGAGGAACTGGAGTCCCAAGCCATTAGCTATACGGCAGGAGTTCCGCCAGTGGCGGCGGCGATTTTGGTGGCCCGCGGCGATTGGGATGTAAAACAAATGGTCAATGTTGAAGAATTGCCTGCAAGACCTTTCGTCGACTTGCTCGACCAAATGGGCTTGCTGACCGAAATTATTGAATCGCCTGCAAGCTTTACGCCGCCAGTTATTGAATCATTAGAGTCTGTCTGA
- a CDS encoding sodium-translocating pyrophosphatase, with the protein MELLYVAPFVGLVALLFAGYFMVSVLKESQGTPRMQEISQAIFEGAMAYLNRQYKTLIPFTVVIFAILFAVDGYKLAVSFLVGAICSAIAGYVGMTSTTKANARTTEAARHSLNKALNVSFKAGAVMGMSVAGLGLLGVSVLYILFRDPVVINSFAFGASAIAFFARVGGGIFTKAADVGADLVGKVEAGIPEDDPRNPAVIADNVGDNVGDTAGMGADLFESYAATAIAAMLIGNTLLGVNGVLFPLLIGAAGIAASIISTFIVRTSEDGDPQAALNMGLWGTNIITGIFAYLLANYLFGAKGFGIFVAIVSGLAVNVLIGMITEHYTSHAKLPTREIADASRTGPATNIITGIATGLKSTAAPTLVFVSATWLAYTMAGTYGIAMAAMGMLCTAAMVVAVDSFGPVADNAGGIAEMAELGPEVRVKTDKLDAVGNTTAAIAKGFAIGSAALTALALFAAFAEEVAKNPSLTGLLSNGHLVVNLTEPNVIIGIFLGAAVPFLVCGITMEAVGKAAFQMIEEVRRQFREIPGIMEGTGRPDYASCVDISTRAAIKEMVVPGLYAVGSPIAVGFILGAKALAGFLAGITAAGVLLAIFMANSGGAWDNAKKYIETGKLGGKGTAAHAAAVIGDTVGDPFKDTSGPAMNPLIKVAGTISLLIAPLLFF; encoded by the coding sequence GTGGAGTTATTGTACGTCGCACCATTTGTCGGTCTCGTTGCTCTATTATTCGCAGGATACTTCATGGTCAGTGTATTAAAGGAAAGTCAAGGGACGCCGAGAATGCAGGAAATCTCTCAGGCTATCTTTGAAGGCGCCATGGCGTACTTAAATCGCCAATACAAAACGCTCATACCCTTTACCGTAGTTATCTTTGCAATACTCTTTGCAGTAGACGGGTATAAGCTGGCAGTCTCCTTTCTTGTTGGTGCAATCTGTTCGGCAATAGCCGGCTATGTAGGAATGACCTCGACTACCAAAGCGAATGCGCGCACCACCGAAGCGGCTCGCCACAGCCTGAATAAAGCACTAAATGTTTCCTTCAAGGCGGGAGCGGTTATGGGGATGTCTGTCGCCGGTCTTGGGTTGCTCGGCGTTTCTGTGCTTTATATCCTGTTCCGTGACCCTGTTGTCATCAACAGCTTCGCTTTCGGCGCCAGCGCAATCGCCTTTTTTGCCCGCGTAGGAGGCGGTATCTTCACTAAAGCAGCCGACGTCGGAGCTGACCTTGTTGGTAAAGTCGAAGCCGGAATTCCTGAAGATGATCCCCGGAATCCCGCTGTTATTGCAGATAATGTCGGCGATAACGTTGGTGACACTGCAGGCATGGGTGCAGACCTCTTTGAGTCCTATGCTGCTACTGCGATTGCGGCAATGCTAATTGGCAATACTCTACTAGGCGTCAATGGCGTGCTTTTTCCCCTTCTGATCGGGGCCGCTGGCATTGCGGCATCCATTATTTCCACCTTCATTGTGCGTACGTCCGAAGACGGCGATCCACAGGCGGCTCTGAATATGGGCCTGTGGGGAACCAACATCATCACAGGCATATTTGCCTACCTATTGGCCAACTACTTGTTTGGCGCGAAAGGCTTTGGCATCTTTGTCGCCATCGTTTCCGGCCTTGCTGTGAACGTTCTTATCGGTATGATTACCGAGCACTATACTTCCCACGCTAAGCTACCGACCCGTGAAATTGCCGATGCTTCCCGAACCGGCCCGGCTACCAACATTATTACTGGCATCGCAACCGGACTTAAAAGTACCGCAGCCCCTACGCTCGTATTTGTCTCGGCAACATGGTTGGCTTATACAATGGCTGGCACTTATGGCATTGCTATGGCTGCTATGGGTATGCTATGCACCGCTGCCATGGTCGTCGCAGTCGACTCCTTCGGACCGGTTGCTGACAATGCTGGCGGCATTGCGGAAATGGCTGAACTGGGACCCGAGGTCCGGGTAAAAACAGATAAACTTGATGCGGTAGGAAACACCACTGCCGCTATCGCTAAAGGCTTCGCAATCGGTTCTGCGGCATTAACTGCTTTAGCTCTGTTTGCCGCATTCGCTGAAGAAGTCGCTAAAAACCCCAGCTTGACTGGCTTGTTATCAAATGGCCATTTGGTCGTAAACCTTACCGAGCCAAATGTTATTATTGGTATATTCTTGGGAGCGGCTGTTCCTTTCCTTGTCTGCGGTATTACCATGGAAGCGGTTGGCAAAGCGGCCTTTCAAATGATTGAAGAAGTCCGCCGCCAATTCCGTGAAATTCCCGGCATCATGGAAGGTACTGGCCGCCCTGACTACGCCAGCTGCGTCGACATCAGCACTCGCGCCGCCATCAAAGAAATGGTCGTGCCCGGACTCTATGCTGTAGGTTCACCAATCGCGGTAGGCTTTATCCTAGGCGCAAAGGCTCTCGCCGGCTTCCTCGCAGGCATCACCGCCGCAGGAGTTCTGTTGGCGATATTTATGGCCAATTCAGGCGGTGCTTGGGATAATGCAAAAAAATATATCGAAACAGGCAAGCTTGGTGGCAAGGGTACCGCTGCCCATGCGGCGGCTGTCATTGGCGACACCGTCGGAGACCCCTTCAAAGACACCTCCGGTCCGGCGATGAACCCTCTAATCAAAGTTGCCGGAACCATCTCTCTGCTGATCGCTCCATTGCTTTTCTTCTAG
- a CDS encoding enoyl-CoA hydratase/isomerase family protein → MMQEKTVILEKCNGVATITLNRPATMNSLNRELVDEFTAILHEVQSDGDVKAVVLTGNGRAFCAGGDLSYLASLTEPAAARGFIADAGNIAAMIMNMEKPVVAMVNGVAAGAGFNLALACDIVYCAKTARFGQSFVKVGLVPDCGGMYLLPKVVGMHKAKELMFTADLIDAETALDLGVVNHVVDDALLPETVCQFAEKLANSAPIAIGLMKRVLNRSNNLDLETVLEFEADVQALCMQTADHKEGVAAFKEKRVPQFTGK, encoded by the coding sequence ATGATGCAAGAAAAAACCGTAATATTAGAAAAATGCAATGGTGTTGCCACTATTACCTTAAACAGACCTGCGACCATGAACTCTTTGAATCGCGAGCTGGTCGATGAATTTACTGCCATTCTACATGAGGTGCAGAGTGATGGTGACGTAAAAGCGGTTGTCCTAACCGGGAATGGGAGAGCGTTTTGCGCCGGCGGTGATCTCAGCTATTTGGCAAGCCTAACTGAGCCTGCCGCCGCTAGAGGCTTTATTGCCGATGCCGGCAACATCGCTGCGATGATTATGAATATGGAAAAGCCGGTTGTGGCAATGGTAAATGGCGTGGCTGCAGGCGCCGGTTTTAATTTAGCGCTGGCGTGTGACATTGTTTATTGCGCAAAAACAGCGCGATTCGGACAAAGCTTTGTCAAGGTTGGACTCGTGCCAGACTGTGGTGGCATGTATTTGCTGCCAAAAGTAGTAGGAATGCATAAGGCAAAGGAATTGATGTTTACAGCCGATCTGATTGATGCCGAGACCGCATTAGACTTGGGTGTTGTCAATCATGTGGTTGACGATGCGTTGCTGCCGGAAACGGTATGTCAGTTTGCTGAAAAACTGGCCAATTCTGCTCCAATAGCCATCGGCTTAATGAAACGGGTGCTGAATCGCAGCAATAACCTTGATTTAGAAACCGTCTTGGAATTTGAGGCTGACGTGCAGGCTCTTTGTATGCAAACCGCCGATCATAAAGAAGGCGTGGCCGCCTTTAAGGAAAAGCGCGTCCCGCAGTTTACAGGCAAGTAA